The Streptomyces spororaveus genome includes a region encoding these proteins:
- a CDS encoding thiolase domain-containing protein, with the protein MSKEPVAIVGIGQTKHVAARHDVSIAGLVREAAARALADAELTWADIDAVVIGKAPDFFEGVMMPELYLADALGAVGKPMLRVHTAGSVGGSTALVASNLVAARVHRTVLTLAFEKQSESNAMWGLSLPVPFQQPLLAGAGGFFAPHVRAYMRRTGAPDAVGSLVAYKDRRNALKNPYAHLHEHDITLEKVQASPMLWDPIRYSETCPSSDGACAMILTDRAGAARSPKPAAWVHGGAMRSEPTLFAGKDFVSPQAGKDCAADVYRQAGITDPRREIDAVEMYVPFSWYEPMWLENLGFAAEGEGWKLTEAGVTELDGDLPVNPSGGVLSTNPIGASGMIRFAEAALQVRGQAGEHQVPGARRALGHAYGGGAQFFAMWLVGAEEPTS; encoded by the coding sequence GTGAGTAAAGAGCCCGTGGCCATCGTCGGGATCGGCCAGACCAAGCACGTGGCGGCCCGCCACGACGTGTCCATCGCCGGACTGGTCCGCGAGGCGGCCGCACGCGCCCTCGCGGACGCCGAACTGACCTGGGCGGACATCGACGCGGTCGTCATCGGCAAGGCCCCCGACTTCTTCGAGGGGGTGATGATGCCCGAGCTGTACCTGGCGGACGCCCTCGGCGCGGTCGGCAAACCGATGCTGCGCGTGCACACGGCCGGTTCGGTCGGCGGGTCCACCGCCCTGGTCGCCTCCAACCTGGTGGCGGCCCGCGTCCACCGCACCGTCCTCACCCTCGCCTTCGAGAAGCAGTCCGAATCCAACGCGATGTGGGGCCTGTCGCTCCCCGTCCCCTTCCAGCAGCCGCTGCTCGCCGGGGCCGGCGGCTTCTTCGCCCCGCACGTGCGCGCGTACATGCGGCGCACCGGCGCGCCGGACGCGGTGGGCTCGCTGGTGGCGTACAAGGACCGGCGCAACGCGCTGAAGAACCCGTACGCGCACCTGCACGAGCACGACATCACCCTGGAGAAGGTCCAGGCCTCGCCGATGCTGTGGGACCCGATCCGCTACTCGGAGACCTGCCCCTCCTCCGACGGCGCGTGCGCGATGATCCTCACCGACCGCGCGGGCGCGGCGCGTTCGCCGAAGCCGGCGGCCTGGGTGCACGGCGGGGCGATGCGCAGCGAGCCCACCCTCTTCGCCGGCAAGGACTTCGTGTCGCCGCAGGCCGGCAAGGACTGCGCGGCCGACGTCTACCGCCAGGCCGGAATCACCGATCCGCGCCGGGAGATCGACGCGGTCGAGATGTACGTGCCGTTCTCCTGGTACGAGCCGATGTGGCTGGAGAACCTCGGCTTCGCGGCGGAGGGCGAGGGCTGGAAGCTCACCGAGGCCGGGGTCACCGAACTCGACGGGGACCTTCCGGTCAATCCGTCGGGCGGGGTGCTGTCCACCAACCCGATCGGCGCCTCCGGCATGATCCGCTTCGCGGAGGCGGCCCTCCAGGTCCGCGGCCAGGCCGGGGAACACCAGGTTCCGGGAGCCCGCCGGGCGCTCGGGCACGCGTACGGCGGCGGCGCGCAGTTCTTCGCGATGTGGCTGGTGGGGGCCGAGGAGCCCACGTCCTGA
- a CDS encoding DUF397 domain-containing protein yields the protein MTSQPLAGWGKPDLDLTEAQWQSSSRGVGDVQIAFVEGFIAMRNSERPESPSLIFSPDEWHTFVRDARGGEFDLT from the coding sequence ATGACTTCACAGCCCCTCGCTGGCTGGGGGAAGCCGGACCTCGATCTCACCGAGGCGCAGTGGCAGTCGAGCAGCCGGGGAGTGGGCGACGTCCAGATCGCCTTCGTCGAGGGCTTCATCGCGATGCGCAACAGCGAGCGGCCGGAGAGCCCTTCGCTGATCTTCTCGCCGGACGAGTGGCACACCTTCGTACGGGACGCGCGCGGCGGTGAGTTCGACCTGACCTGA
- a CDS encoding ACT domain-containing protein translates to MSGEHDLRKLLSGMRPELNEGQYVFCTVDGATVPAGTAPVATVLEPEGLTLVLRQEDADAAGLAYDWTARWITLRVHSALDAVGLTAAFATELGAHGLSCNVIAGYHHDHLFVAADRAQEAVAVLEGLAARSAID, encoded by the coding sequence ATGAGCGGCGAGCACGATCTGCGGAAACTCCTGAGCGGCATGCGGCCCGAGCTGAACGAGGGACAGTACGTCTTCTGCACCGTCGATGGCGCCACCGTCCCCGCCGGGACCGCCCCCGTCGCCACCGTCCTCGAACCCGAGGGGCTCACCCTCGTGCTGCGCCAGGAGGACGCCGACGCGGCCGGGCTCGCCTACGACTGGACGGCCCGGTGGATCACCCTCCGCGTCCACTCCGCCCTCGACGCCGTCGGACTCACCGCCGCCTTCGCCACCGAACTCGGCGCACACGGTCTGAGCTGCAACGTCATCGCCGGCTACCACCACGACCACCTCTTCGTGGCCGCCGACCGCGCGCAGGAGGCCGTGGCCGTCCTGGAAGGCCTCGCCGCCCGTTCCGCAATCGACTGA
- a CDS encoding ATP-binding protein produces the protein MVERDTELAIVDEALDQLTGPGPDAGGALLAFSGPAGLGKTTLLAELRRRAHARNCTVLAARGGEQEQSQPFHVARQLIQPQLAGTSEQELRAALGGWYSIVGPALGLCAPEQGVPPDPQGLRDGLDWVLTHLVVKRAPVALVLDDAHWADPESLGWLAAFAPRAEHLPLLLVVAYRPDELPEHADAFRTLPGRAGQRPLPLAPLTPAAVATLVREAVGAHADDAFCQEAWAVTTGNPFEAVELTAKVRGRGLTPVEANAPQLRDLAAAQRGSGLVARLERLGPSTVRFAWACAVLGTAIPQDLAARVAALGSEEAVDATRRLRDARILSAAATEESDADTGLEFVHPLIATSIYRAIPDALRVALHGKAAAAVVDAGLGSSAAARHLLETHPENDPWVVRTLREAAGENLRAGAPEAARRQLARALLEPPDFDERAAVLYELGCASLLTEPANTVNHLRAALAEPSDDPALRQGIVIRLAQVLAHSDRLAEASESLAREIPYTQDVRARLRLQSEQFMWDAFNAAETDSPARSRRLARLADRLTGRDLTERYIIGLRAWDACLRGEPVDVVLHHAGRVLERPFSWAHEDRGFEVPVLVAMAHMYTDRPGRAEELFEEGTAEFERHGWRGAHLSFAYSLRAYVRYRRGRLVEAEELARAGLRLAERVGRRTPVHWYAIAILLTTLLARGRPEEAWELAQEHEYGAPFPAAVVFPDSQTVYAELLLSRGEVRAAIAELEAVDRRLTPRGIQNPAWCPWQLHLARAVAAHDPQRARALADDAVRRARAFGAASGIGQPCGWRRRSRPPRSGQGSSRRRSPCSRPHPRATNWPAPWPRSAPSCATRTC, from the coding sequence ATGGTCGAACGCGACACCGAACTCGCCATCGTCGACGAAGCCCTGGACCAGCTCACCGGTCCCGGGCCGGACGCGGGCGGCGCGCTGCTCGCCTTCTCCGGCCCGGCCGGCCTCGGCAAGACCACCCTGCTCGCCGAACTGCGCCGCCGAGCCCACGCCCGCAACTGCACCGTCCTCGCCGCCCGGGGCGGCGAACAGGAGCAGAGCCAGCCCTTCCACGTCGCCCGCCAGCTCATCCAGCCCCAGCTCGCGGGCACCTCCGAGCAGGAGCTGCGCGCCGCCCTCGGGGGCTGGTACTCCATCGTCGGCCCCGCCCTCGGACTCTGCGCCCCCGAACAGGGCGTCCCGCCCGACCCCCAGGGCCTGCGCGACGGACTCGACTGGGTCCTCACCCACCTCGTCGTCAAACGCGCCCCCGTCGCCCTCGTCCTCGACGACGCCCACTGGGCCGATCCCGAGTCCCTCGGCTGGCTCGCCGCCTTCGCCCCGCGCGCCGAACACCTCCCCCTGCTCCTCGTCGTCGCCTACCGCCCCGACGAACTGCCCGAGCACGCCGACGCCTTCCGTACGCTCCCCGGCCGGGCGGGACAGCGCCCGCTGCCGCTGGCCCCGCTGACCCCGGCCGCCGTCGCCACCCTGGTCCGCGAGGCCGTCGGCGCCCACGCCGACGACGCCTTCTGCCAGGAGGCCTGGGCCGTCACCACCGGCAACCCCTTCGAGGCCGTCGAACTCACCGCCAAGGTCCGCGGCAGGGGCCTGACCCCGGTCGAGGCGAACGCCCCGCAGCTGCGCGACCTCGCCGCCGCCCAGCGCGGCAGCGGCCTCGTCGCCCGCCTCGAACGCCTCGGCCCCTCCACCGTCCGCTTCGCCTGGGCCTGCGCCGTCCTGGGCACCGCCATCCCGCAGGACCTCGCCGCCCGGGTCGCCGCCCTCGGCTCCGAGGAGGCCGTGGACGCCACCAGGCGGCTGCGCGACGCCCGTATCCTCTCGGCGGCCGCCACCGAGGAATCCGACGCCGACACCGGACTGGAGTTCGTCCACCCGCTCATCGCCACCTCCATCTACCGCGCCATCCCCGACGCACTCCGCGTCGCCCTGCACGGCAAGGCCGCGGCAGCCGTCGTCGACGCCGGACTCGGCTCCTCCGCGGCCGCCCGCCACCTGCTGGAGACCCACCCCGAGAACGACCCCTGGGTGGTACGCACCCTGCGCGAGGCCGCCGGCGAGAACCTCCGGGCCGGCGCCCCCGAGGCCGCCCGCCGCCAGCTCGCCCGCGCCCTCCTCGAACCACCGGACTTCGACGAACGCGCCGCCGTCCTCTACGAACTGGGCTGCGCCTCCCTGCTCACCGAGCCCGCCAACACCGTCAACCACCTGCGGGCCGCCCTCGCCGAACCCTCCGACGACCCGGCCCTGCGCCAGGGCATCGTCATCCGGCTCGCCCAGGTCCTCGCGCACAGCGACCGCCTCGCCGAGGCCTCCGAATCGCTCGCCCGGGAGATCCCGTACACCCAGGACGTGCGCGCCCGGCTGCGCCTGCAGTCCGAGCAGTTCATGTGGGACGCCTTCAACGCCGCCGAGACCGACTCCCCGGCCCGCTCCCGCCGGCTCGCCCGCCTCGCCGACCGGCTGACCGGCCGCGATCTCACCGAGCGGTACATCATCGGGCTGCGCGCCTGGGACGCCTGCCTGCGGGGCGAGCCGGTCGACGTGGTGCTGCACCACGCCGGGCGCGTGCTGGAGCGGCCCTTCAGCTGGGCCCACGAGGACCGCGGCTTCGAGGTCCCGGTCCTGGTCGCGATGGCCCACATGTACACCGACCGGCCCGGACGCGCCGAGGAGCTGTTCGAGGAGGGCACCGCCGAGTTCGAGCGGCACGGCTGGCGCGGCGCGCACCTCTCCTTCGCCTACAGCCTGCGGGCCTACGTCCGCTACCGGCGCGGGCGGCTCGTGGAGGCCGAGGAACTGGCCCGGGCCGGGCTGCGGCTCGCCGAACGCGTGGGCCGGCGTACCCCTGTGCACTGGTACGCCATAGCCATCCTCCTCACCACCCTGCTCGCGCGGGGCCGACCCGAGGAGGCCTGGGAGCTGGCACAGGAGCACGAGTACGGCGCTCCCTTCCCGGCGGCCGTGGTCTTCCCCGACTCGCAGACCGTGTACGCCGAACTGCTGCTTTCCCGGGGCGAGGTGCGGGCCGCGATCGCCGAACTGGAGGCGGTCGACCGGCGGCTGACCCCGCGCGGCATCCAGAACCCGGCCTGGTGCCCGTGGCAGCTGCACCTGGCCCGGGCGGTGGCCGCGCACGATCCGCAGCGGGCCCGAGCCCTGGCCGACGACGCCGTCCGGCGGGCCCGTGCCTTCGGCGCCGCCTCGGGCATCGGCCAGCCCTGCGGGTGGCGGCGCAGGTCGCGGCCCCCGAGGAGCGGGCAGGGCTCCTCCAGGAGGCGGTCACCCTGCTCTCGGCCTCACCCGCGGGCTACGAACTGGCCTGCGCCCTGGCCGCGCTCGGCACCGAGCTGCGCGACGCGGACCTGCTGA
- a CDS encoding maleylpyruvate isomerase family mycothiol-dependent enzyme has protein sequence MDHLDQLDHGGRLTAFRTEAAAFEKAVRGAFDRGGEAPPVPSCPGWSVTDLVRHLGGVHRYLAHLLRERLTAPPDPAGLTLTEAPDDPDALADWFAQGALELAGLFAELGPDTTVWTWSVEQTSGFWLRMQLIELAVHRWDAESATGTPGTLAPDVAADAVTQTIQVMAPARRGWRQAPPGAGERYRFRRTDGPESWTVLFSGDQVLLVPGVPSPADVEAEGSACDLALFLWGRVPATRLRVTGDAALLPHWFTLVPPV, from the coding sequence ATGGATCACCTGGACCAACTGGATCACGGCGGGAGGCTCACCGCCTTCCGGACCGAGGCCGCCGCCTTCGAGAAGGCCGTACGCGGAGCGTTCGACCGCGGAGGGGAGGCGCCACCGGTCCCCTCGTGCCCCGGCTGGTCGGTCACCGACCTCGTCCGGCACCTGGGCGGGGTGCACCGCTACCTCGCGCACCTCCTGCGCGAACGGCTCACGGCCCCGCCGGACCCCGCCGGCCTCACCCTGACCGAGGCCCCGGACGATCCGGACGCCCTGGCCGACTGGTTCGCGCAGGGCGCCCTGGAGCTGGCCGGGCTCTTCGCCGAGCTGGGGCCGGACACGACCGTCTGGACCTGGTCGGTGGAGCAGACCTCGGGCTTCTGGCTGCGGATGCAGCTGATCGAGCTGGCCGTCCACCGCTGGGACGCCGAATCCGCGACCGGTACTCCGGGCACTCTCGCCCCGGACGTCGCCGCGGACGCCGTGACCCAGACGATCCAGGTGATGGCACCGGCCCGCCGCGGCTGGCGGCAGGCACCGCCGGGCGCGGGGGAGCGGTACCGCTTCCGGCGTACCGACGGTCCGGAATCCTGGACGGTCCTCTTCTCGGGCGACCAGGTGCTGCTGGTGCCCGGCGTCCCCTCCCCGGCGGACGTCGAGGCCGAGGGGAGCGCCTGCGACCTCGCGCTCTTCCTCTGGGGCCGCGTCCCGGCCACCCGCCTGCGGGTCACGGGCGACGCCGCCCTGCTCCCGCACTGGTTCACCCTCGTCCCGCCGGTCTGA
- the kstD gene encoding 3-oxosteroid 1-dehydrogenase, with the protein MSASASRTSPATLPSRRAVLAGTGAGVLAATVLPSAAARADGAQDGPPLGEYDVVVVGSGAAGMTAALTAARRGLSVLVVEKAPTFGGSAARSGAGIWLPNNSVILGAGVPDTPQKAATYLAAVVGPGVPADRQAAFLANGPRMLDFVMASSPLRFRFMEGYSDYYPDLPGGLANGRSIEPDQIDGHILGDELARLNPAYMPVPAGMVVFSQDYKWLNLAAVSAKGLAVSTECLARGTKAALRGEKPLTMGQALAAGLRAGLQRAGVPVWLNSPLVDLVQEGGAVTGVVVEKEGVRGTVRARRGVVVGSGGFEHNAAMRAQYQQQPIGTQWSVGAKENTGDGIRAGQRAGAALALMEDAWWGPSIPLPGEPYFCLAERTLPGGLIVNANGARFVNEAAPYSDVVHVMYEKDRGAAGSHIPAWLIVDQNYRNKYLFKDILPTLPFPDSWYQAGAAKKAWTWDALAGQIGVPAAALRATLGRFNAQAWNGDDADFHRGDTAYDHYYTDPNVHPNSCLAPVWVPPFYAFRIVPGDLGTKGGIVTDARARALRPDGTVIPGLYAAGNASAAVMGHSYAGAGSTIGPAMTFGYVAANAIADA; encoded by the coding sequence ATGTCCGCGAGCGCTTCACGCACCTCCCCCGCCACCCTCCCCTCCAGACGCGCGGTCCTCGCCGGTACGGGGGCCGGGGTGCTCGCCGCCACCGTGCTGCCGTCCGCCGCCGCCCGGGCCGACGGCGCCCAGGACGGTCCCCCGCTCGGCGAGTACGACGTCGTGGTGGTCGGGTCCGGGGCTGCCGGGATGACCGCCGCGCTCACCGCCGCCCGGCGGGGGCTGAGCGTGCTGGTGGTGGAGAAGGCCCCGACCTTCGGCGGATCGGCCGCCCGGTCCGGAGCCGGTATCTGGCTCCCCAACAACTCGGTGATCCTGGGTGCGGGGGTTCCGGACACCCCGCAGAAGGCGGCGACGTACCTCGCGGCCGTGGTCGGGCCCGGGGTGCCGGCCGACCGGCAGGCCGCGTTCCTCGCCAACGGGCCGAGGATGCTGGACTTCGTGATGGCCAGCAGCCCGCTCAGGTTCCGCTTCATGGAGGGCTACAGCGACTACTACCCCGATCTGCCGGGCGGGCTGGCGAACGGCCGCTCCATCGAACCGGACCAGATCGACGGGCACATCCTGGGGGACGAACTGGCCCGCCTGAACCCGGCGTACATGCCGGTCCCGGCCGGGATGGTGGTCTTCAGCCAGGACTACAAGTGGCTGAACCTGGCGGCGGTGAGCGCCAAGGGGCTCGCCGTGTCCACCGAGTGCCTGGCGCGCGGGACGAAGGCGGCGCTGCGCGGCGAGAAGCCACTGACGATGGGCCAGGCACTGGCGGCCGGGCTGCGCGCCGGACTCCAGCGGGCCGGGGTGCCGGTGTGGCTGAACAGCCCGCTGGTGGACCTGGTCCAGGAGGGCGGCGCGGTCACCGGCGTGGTCGTGGAGAAGGAGGGCGTACGGGGCACCGTACGGGCCCGGCGCGGGGTGGTCGTCGGCTCGGGCGGTTTCGAGCACAACGCGGCGATGCGGGCGCAGTACCAGCAGCAGCCGATCGGCACCCAGTGGTCGGTGGGCGCGAAGGAGAACACCGGCGACGGGATCCGGGCGGGCCAGCGGGCGGGGGCCGCCCTGGCGCTGATGGAGGACGCGTGGTGGGGGCCGTCGATCCCGCTGCCCGGGGAGCCCTACTTCTGCCTCGCCGAGCGGACCCTGCCGGGCGGTCTGATCGTGAACGCGAACGGCGCGCGGTTCGTCAACGAGGCGGCGCCGTACAGCGATGTGGTGCACGTGATGTACGAGAAGGACCGGGGCGCGGCCGGCTCGCACATCCCGGCATGGCTGATCGTGGATCAGAACTACCGCAACAAGTACCTGTTCAAGGACATCCTCCCGACGCTCCCCTTCCCGGACTCCTGGTACCAGGCGGGCGCGGCGAAGAAGGCATGGACCTGGGACGCGCTGGCCGGCCAGATCGGGGTCCCGGCGGCGGCGCTGCGGGCCACGCTGGGCCGGTTCAACGCGCAGGCGTGGAACGGCGACGACGCCGACTTCCACCGGGGCGACACGGCCTACGACCACTACTACACCGACCCGAACGTGCACCCGAACTCGTGTCTGGCACCCGTCTGGGTCCCGCCGTTCTACGCGTTCAGGATCGTGCCGGGGGATCTCGGTACGAAGGGCGGCATCGTGACGGACGCACGCGCCCGGGCCCTGCGCCCGGACGGGACGGTGATCCCGGGCCTGTACGCGGCCGGCAACGCGAGCGCGGCGGTGATGGGGCACAGCTATGCGGGGGCCGGATCGACGATCGGCCCCGCGATGACGTTCGGCTACGTGGCGGCGAACGCCATCGCGGACGCGTGA
- a CDS encoding aminoglycoside phosphotransferase family protein, producing the protein MYAATSSVSAPVRSHRTLPAGGGPYLEPGRPSAPAQGAVRARRMPGTGSLPVSGRIDLSGPQGAQLRTALASVQRICPEFAPVQVLRRSGRSVLLVGTTGRMTAVAKVLLDHSPEWRERYRHEIAAYRAFVRHRPPVRVPRLIAADPENCTLVVERMAGRVAALQRHPVEPPPRVDLRAALGAVCRVNQWRPPAELFGTPMNYARRIARDYELGLLTDRDLGDLQKLLHGVKLSGTALQFNHGDALLSNLLLSPAGPVLLDWEHAGWYLPGYDLATLWTVLGDAPAARAQISRLAQSAGPAARDAFLVNLMLVLTREIRMSETAVQRSMLASTPAQPLPVGALSSGEEQRLLLRRLHDDAGMARRAVRAAVGTR; encoded by the coding sequence ATGTACGCAGCAACGTCCTCCGTGTCCGCACCGGTCCGGTCGCACCGCACCCTCCCGGCCGGCGGCGGCCCCTACCTCGAACCCGGCCGCCCGTCGGCACCGGCGCAGGGCGCCGTCCGGGCGCGGCGAATGCCGGGTACCGGCTCCCTGCCCGTCAGCGGAAGAATCGACCTCTCGGGTCCGCAGGGGGCGCAGTTGCGCACCGCACTCGCCTCGGTGCAGCGGATCTGCCCGGAGTTCGCCCCGGTGCAGGTGCTACGGCGCAGCGGCCGCTCGGTCCTCCTGGTGGGCACCACCGGACGGATGACCGCCGTCGCGAAGGTCTTACTGGATCACTCGCCCGAGTGGCGTGAGCGCTACCGGCACGAAATAGCGGCATACCGGGCCTTCGTCCGGCACCGCCCGCCGGTCCGGGTGCCGCGGCTGATCGCCGCGGACCCCGAGAACTGCACGCTGGTGGTGGAACGGATGGCGGGCCGGGTCGCGGCGCTGCAGCGGCACCCGGTGGAGCCGCCGCCGCGGGTGGACCTCCGGGCGGCCCTCGGCGCGGTGTGCCGGGTCAACCAGTGGCGCCCGCCAGCGGAGTTGTTCGGCACCCCGATGAACTACGCGCGGCGGATCGCCCGCGACTACGAGTTGGGGCTGCTGACCGACCGGGACCTCGGCGACCTGCAGAAGCTGCTGCACGGCGTGAAGTTGTCCGGCACGGCGCTGCAGTTCAACCACGGTGACGCCCTGCTGTCGAACCTGCTGCTGTCGCCGGCCGGTCCGGTCCTGCTCGACTGGGAGCACGCGGGCTGGTACCTGCCCGGATACGACCTGGCCACGCTGTGGACGGTACTGGGCGACGCCCCGGCCGCACGTGCCCAGATCAGCCGGCTCGCCCAGTCGGCCGGTCCGGCCGCACGGGACGCCTTCCTGGTCAATCTGATGCTGGTGCTGACCCGGGAGATCCGGATGTCCGAGACGGCGGTGCAGCGCTCGATGCTGGCGAGCACCCCGGCCCAGCCGCTGCCGGTGGGCGCCCTGTCCTCCGGCGAGGAGCAGCGGCTGCTGCTGCGCCGCCTGCACGACGATGCGGGCATGGCGCGCCGGGCGGTCCGCGCGGCGGTCGGCACGCGCTGA
- a CDS encoding DNA-binding protein NsdB gives MSKGPNTRLNDLFGLAGWSKGELARMVNRQAAAMGHPQLATDTSRVRRWIDMGEAPREPVPTVLAALFTERLGRVVTIEDLGFVRQRRTSRRQPDGARENPDGMPWAPERTAAVLTEFTGMDLMLNRRGLMGAGAVLTAGSALSNAMYDWLHTDPALAKEARNFGDSFQADPAGYDRYEAAPIGSQEIAALERSVEVFRAWDASRGGGLQRKAVVGQLNEVGGMLAYHHPDHLQRRLWGVAANLAVLAGWMSHDVGLEPTAQKYFVIAAHAAREGGDRPRAGEALSRAARQMVHLGKPNEALDLMKLAQSGSGEQTLPRTRAMLHTIEAWAQAAMGKGQAMRRTLGEAEELFVSDKGDVPPPSWMQHFDEADLHGMQALAYRTLADHDAAAAPIAARHAKEALRLRGEGYQRSQIFDYISMASACFIADEPEQADRYARLALVSMNETSSHRTWDRLREMYRLTAQYSGYARIEDLRQEIKLALPDTPAPRGPRGTGV, from the coding sequence GTGAGCAAAGGTCCAAACACCCGCTTGAACGACCTGTTCGGCCTGGCCGGCTGGTCGAAGGGCGAACTGGCGAGGATGGTGAACAGGCAGGCGGCGGCCATGGGCCACCCCCAGCTGGCCACCGACACCTCGCGGGTGCGGCGCTGGATCGACATGGGGGAGGCCCCCCGCGAACCGGTGCCCACGGTACTGGCAGCACTGTTCACCGAGCGGCTCGGTCGTGTCGTGACCATCGAGGACCTCGGGTTCGTACGGCAGCGGCGCACCTCCAGACGGCAGCCGGACGGGGCTCGTGAGAACCCCGACGGCATGCCGTGGGCGCCCGAACGCACAGCCGCGGTCCTCACCGAATTCACGGGAATGGACCTCATGCTCAACCGTCGCGGTCTGATGGGCGCCGGTGCGGTGCTCACCGCCGGCTCCGCCCTCAGCAACGCCATGTACGACTGGCTGCACACCGACCCCGCCCTGGCCAAGGAGGCCCGGAACTTCGGGGATTCCTTCCAGGCCGATCCAGCGGGCTACGACCGCTACGAGGCCGCGCCGATCGGCTCCCAGGAGATCGCGGCCCTGGAGCGCTCCGTTGAGGTCTTCCGGGCCTGGGACGCTTCCAGGGGTGGCGGACTCCAGCGCAAGGCCGTCGTCGGCCAGCTCAACGAGGTGGGCGGCATGCTCGCCTACCACCACCCCGACCACCTCCAGCGCCGGCTCTGGGGGGTGGCGGCCAACCTGGCGGTCCTCGCCGGCTGGATGTCCCACGACGTGGGCCTCGAACCCACGGCGCAGAAGTACTTCGTCATCGCCGCGCACGCGGCCCGCGAGGGCGGCGACCGGCCGCGCGCCGGCGAGGCGCTGTCCCGCGCCGCCCGTCAGATGGTCCACCTGGGCAAGCCGAACGAGGCCCTGGACCTGATGAAGCTCGCCCAGTCCGGCTCCGGCGAGCAGACCCTGCCGCGCACGCGCGCCATGCTGCACACCATCGAGGCGTGGGCGCAGGCCGCCATGGGCAAGGGGCAGGCCATGCGCCGCACCCTGGGCGAGGCGGAGGAGCTGTTCGTGTCCGACAAGGGCGATGTGCCCCCGCCGAGCTGGATGCAGCACTTCGACGAGGCGGACCTGCACGGCATGCAGGCGCTCGCCTACCGGACCCTCGCCGACCACGACGCCGCGGCGGCGCCGATCGCCGCCCGCCACGCCAAGGAGGCCCTGCGGCTGCGCGGTGAGGGCTACCAGCGCTCGCAGATCTTCGACTACATCTCCATGGCCTCGGCCTGCTTCATCGCCGACGAGCCGGAGCAGGCGGACCGGTACGCGCGCCTCGCGCTGGTCTCGATGAACGAGACCTCCTCGCACCGGACCTGGGACCGGCTGCGCGAGATGTACCGGCTGACGGCCCAGTACTCCGGGTACGCGCGCATCGAGGACCTGCGCCAGGAGATCAAGCTGGCCCTCCCCGACACACCGGCGCCGCGCGGCCCGCGCGGTACGGGGGTGTAG